From Mytilus edulis chromosome 9, xbMytEdul2.2, whole genome shotgun sequence, the proteins below share one genomic window:
- the LOC139489922 gene encoding myb-like protein D, which translates to MPRNKNWRAAEAKRGVKNPKKKTLTDLTGDTAPINSTRSDLDMGDTDTLNNSISNNMGDTDLHTNTNNSNSNNMGDTDLHTNINNSNLKLLEKSELNKLEISELNILEISELNELEISELDKLEISELNQNSNKNCAKELNQNSNNNCAKELNQNS; encoded by the coding sequence ATGCCAAGAAACAAAAATTGGAGGGCAGCAGAGGCTAAACGTGGTGTGAAAAACCCAAAGAAAAAGACACTGACGGACTTGACTGGGGATACTGCCCCCATAAACAGTACTAGAAGTGACCTTGACATGGGTGATACTGACACCCTCAACAACAGTATCTCAAATAACATGGGGGATACTGACCTCCACacaaatacaaacaacagtaaCTCAAATAACATGGGGGATACTGACCTCcacacaaatataaacaacagtaacTTGAAACTACTTGAAAAATCTGAAttgaataaacttgaaatttctgaactgaatatacttgaaatatctgAATTGAATGAACTTGAAATATCTGAATTAGATAAACTTGAAATATCTGAGTTGAATCAGAACAGTAACAAAAACTGTGCCAAAGAATTGAATCAAAACAGTAACAATAACTGTGCAAAGGAATtaaatcaaaacagttaa
- the LOC139488112 gene encoding interferon alpha-inducible protein 27, mitochondrial-like, which produces MSTRCTVAECKCKQFEQQSTVIKVKNKKGSWLKPLAIGAACLVGGAVLAPIAVPAALGAIGFTSGGVAGGSIAAAMMSSVGNVAAGSAIATMQSIGAAGLGAAGTAVGAGVSGVAGVAAAKAAGVGKGKEESHKCCCKTEHTCKTCQHCRCKHGSGFGSAQAPKKDEPK; this is translated from the exons ATGTCTACGAGATGTACAGTGGCAGAGTGTAAATGCAAACAGTTTGAACAACAGTCCACGGTTATTAAAGTAAAGAACAAAAAAG gatCATGGTTGAAACCTCTAGCCATCGGAGCAGCTTGCCTTGTTGGTGGTGCAGTACTTGCTCCGATCGCTGTTCCTGCAGCTTTAGGGGCTATAGGTTTTACAAGTGGTGGTGTGGCAGGAGGGTCCATAGCTGCTGCAATGATGTCATCAGTAGGTAATGTGGCTGCCGGAAGTGCCATTGCTACCATGCAGTCTATTGGAGCCGCTGGATTAGGAGCAGCTGGGACAGCTGTCGGTGCTGGTGTTTCTGGCGTTGCGGGTGTTGCTGCTGCTAAGGCTGCAGGTGTAGGAAAAGGGAAAGAAGAAAGTCATAAATGTTGCTGCAAAACTGAACATACCTGTAAAACTTGCCAACACTGTAGATGTAAACATGGATCGGGTTTTGGTTCTGCTCAGGCACCAAAAAAAGACGAaccaaaataa
- the LOC139488110 gene encoding beta-1,3-galactosyltransferase 5-like — MNAMNIFHERSPNQNHFWLKNDLFHVTEPEMTKKPCKLSKWIVKAMIIVAVFIFAILFMWHKFYSRKIVSHKNFTLNGDGKRKTQDERYADYFILRKNKINPFTVNFTSMNENLCDGRTYLIIIIPSKVQNSRQRHAIRSTWAMTSSALVKHVFLVGYSLNTSWNDNIRKESRVFKDILQGDFVDSYYNLTLNILMGLEWSHLFCYNATFILKADDDTFVNTPYLLHVLQTNVTFDYRGVIIGKLNKDGKVRRNGVWKVGTNSYPFPHYPNYMFGNTYLVSRNIANRLVKASEYMPYLPIEDAYITGILAKSIRTKHQHMNGFTFWYDTPPKACDFVNSKRITATKLSPRMMEFIWGKINSRYPNC; from the exons ATGAATGCGATGAATATATTCCATGAAAGATCCCCAAACCAAAATCATTTCTGGCTCAAAAACGATTTGTTTCATGTAACTGAACCGGAG ATGACCAAAAAGCCATGCAAACTCTCAAAATGGATTGTCAAAGCCATGATCATAGTAGCCGTGTTTATATTCGCAATTCTTTTTATGTGGCACAAGTTTTACAGTCGTAAAATTGTAAGTCACAAGAATTTTACATTAAATGGAGATGGAAAGCGCAAAACACAAGATGAACGATACGCCGACTACTTCATTTTACGTAAGAATAAAATTAATCCTTTTACAGTAAATTTTACTTCAATGAACGAAAATTTGTGTGATGGAAGAACgtatttgataattattattcCTTCAAAAGTACAGAACAGTCGACAACGTCACGCAATCCGTTCAACATGGGCAATGACATCGTCTGCTTTAGTAAAACATGTGTTCCTAGTTGGATATAGCTTGAACACGTCATGGAACGATAATATACGAAAAGAAAGTAGAGTTTTCAAGGACATTTTACAAGGTGATTTTGTAGATTCGTATTACAATCtgacattaaacattttaatgggaTTAGAATGGTCACATTTGTTCTGTTACAATGCAACATTTATTTTGAAAGCAGACGACGACACGTTTGTTAATACTCCATATTTGTTACACGTTCTACAAACAAACGTTACATTTGACTATAGAGGAGTGATAATAGGAAAACTAAATAAAGACGGAAAAGTGAGACGAAACGGGGTATGGAAAGTAGGAACAAATTCATACCCATTTCCGCACTACCCGAACTATATGTTTGGAAATACATATTTAGTATCGAGGAACATTGCAAATAGACTTGTAAAGGCCTCTGAGTACATGCCATATTTACCAATAGAGGATGCGTATATCACTGGTATTTTAGCTAAATCAATACGAACTAAACACCAGCatatgaatggttttacattctGGTATGATACTCCGCCTAAAGCATGTGATTTTGTGAATTCTAAACGGATTACAGCGACTAAGCTGTCGCCAAGAATGATGGAATTTATATGGGGGAAAATAAACAGCAGATATCCAAACTGTTAG
- the LOC139488111 gene encoding interferon alpha-inducible protein 27-like protein 2: MSTRCTVAGCECKQFEQQSTVIKEKNKQGSWWKPLAIGTACLVGGAVLAPIAVPAALGAIGFTSGGVAGGSMAAAMMSSVGNVAAGGAIATMQSIGAAGLGAAGTAVGAGVSGVAGVAAAKAAGVGDGEEQGHDCCNPEHTCKTCQHCSCKHESGFRSAQAPKDKPETIITHSSLRKN; encoded by the exons ATGTCTACACGATGTACAGTGGCAGGGTGTGAATGCAAACAGTTTGAACAGCAGTCCACGGTTATTAAAGAAAAGAACAAACAAG gaTCATGGTGGAAACCTCTAGCCATCGGAACAGCTTGCCTAGTTGGTGGTGCAGTACTCGCTCCGATCGCTGTCCCTGCAGCTTTGGGGGCTATAGGTTTTACAAGTGGTGGTGTGGCAGGAGGGTCTATGGCTGCTGCAATGATGTCATCAGTAGGTAATGTTGCTGCCGGAGGTGCCATTGCTACCATGCAGTCAATTGGAGCCGCTGGATTAGGGGCAGCTGGGACAGCTGTCGGTGCCGGTGTTTCTGGTGTTGCGGGTGTCGCTGCTGCTAAAGCTGCAGGTGTAGGAGATGGAGAAGAACAAGGCCATGACTGTTGTAACCCCGAACATACCTGTAAAACTTGTCAGCACTGTAGTTGTAAACATGAATCGGGTTTTCGTTCTGCTCAGGCACCAAAAGACAAacctgagactattataacacatagtagtctcaggaaaaactaa